Proteins co-encoded in one Enterobacter sp. R4-368 genomic window:
- the yceD gene encoding 23S rRNA accumulation protein YceD, with translation MQKVKLPLTLDPVRTAQKRLDYEGIYTPDQAERVAESVVSVDSDVECSMSFVIDNQRLAVLNGDAKVTVSLECQRCGKPFTHQVYTTYCFSPVRSDEQAEALPEAYEPIEVNEFGEIDLLALVEDEIILSLPVVPVHDSEHCEVSEADMVFGELPDETQKPNPFAVLASLKRK, from the coding sequence ATGCAAAAGGTAAAATTACCCCTGACTCTTGATCCGGTTCGCACGGCTCAAAAACGCCTTGATTACGAGGGTATCTATACTCCCGACCAGGCGGAGCGCGTCGCTGAATCTGTAGTCAGCGTAGACAGTGATGTGGAATGCTCCATGTCGTTCGTTATCGATAACCAGCGTCTTGCCGTGTTAAACGGTGATGCAAAGGTAACGGTATCGCTCGAATGCCAGCGTTGCGGGAAACCGTTCACTCATCAGGTCTACACCACGTATTGTTTTAGTCCTGTGCGTTCAGACGAACAGGCTGAAGCACTGCCGGAAGCGTATGAGCCGATTGAGGTTAACGAATTCGGTGAAATCGATCTGCTGGCGCTGGTCGAGGATGAAATCATTCTCTCCCTGCCGGTAGTTCCGGTGCATGATTCTGAACACTGTGAAGTGTCCGAGGCGGACATGGTCTTTGGGGAACTGCCTGATGAAACGCAGAAACCAAATCCATTTGCCGTATTAGCCAGCTTAAAGCGTAAGTAA
- the rne gene encoding ribonuclease E, translated as MKRMLINATQQEELRVALVDGQRLYDLDIESPGHEQKKANIYKGKITRIEPSLEAAFVDYGAERHGFLPLKEIAREYFPANYNAHGRPNIKDVLREGQEVIVQIDKEERGNKGAALTTFISLAGSYLVLMPNNPRAGGISRRIEGDDRTELKEALSSLELPDGMGLIVRTAGVGKSAEALQWDLSFRLKHWEAIQKAAESRPAPFLIHQESNVIVRAFRDYLRQDIGEILIDNPKVLELARQHIAALGRPDFSSKIKLYTGEIPLFSHYQIESQIESAFQREVRLPSGGSIVIDSTEALTAIDINSARATRGGDIEETAFNTNLEAADEIARQLRLRDLGGLIVIDFIDMTPVRHQRAVENRLREAVRQDRARIQISHISRFGLLEMSRQRLSPSLGESSHHVCPRCSGTGTIRDNESLSLSILRLIEEEALKENTQEVHAIVPVPVASYLLNEKRAAVSAIEARQGGVRCVIVPNDQMETPHYSVLRVRKGEETPTLSYLLPKLHEEEMALPSEEEYAERKLPEQPALATFVMPDVPPAPQAPAAAASQAQPAATQVAAPGLLGRFFSALKGLFAGEATPAPVEVKEEKKGEKQERQQDRRKSRQGNRRDRNDRRDNRSEGNEARESRDNREGREENRRNRREKSQQNAEARESRQPVAVDETEKTKSRDEQQQPRRERNRRRNDDKRQAQQDVKELNRDEQPAQETEQEERVQVMPRRKQRQLSQKVRIGGDNNVENRVEEITVQDTAAQNTQLAKVDLPAVVETAPVQEQDENAEARENAMPRRSRRSPRHLRVSGQRRRRYRDERYPLQSPMPLTVACASPEMASGKVWIRYPVPRAQEEQQIQELAVENNAAPEQEIAPAMAEAQLVAHPQAEVVEPQATVENAEPAVVEPQAAVEAPQTVAVETTQPEVINTPVDEQPQLIAEEDRPVAQDVAEKAEPAQQEVAPVAETPAPEAVQDASEEAAAPVVAEPVKAPVVAHVAPAAKKVATAPMTKAPAPAYVPEAPRHSDWVRPNFVFEGKGSAGGHSATHAATAPATKPPAAE; from the coding sequence ATGAAAAGAATGTTAATAAACGCAACTCAGCAAGAAGAGTTGCGTGTCGCACTTGTTGATGGACAACGCCTGTACGACCTGGATATCGAAAGCCCGGGACACGAGCAGAAAAAAGCGAACATCTACAAAGGTAAAATCACCCGCATTGAACCCAGCCTTGAAGCCGCATTTGTTGATTACGGTGCCGAGCGTCACGGTTTCCTCCCCCTCAAAGAGATCGCCCGCGAATACTTCCCAGCTAATTACAACGCACATGGACGTCCGAACATCAAAGACGTACTGCGTGAAGGTCAGGAAGTCATCGTTCAGATTGATAAAGAAGAGCGCGGCAACAAAGGCGCGGCACTGACCACTTTTATCAGCCTTGCAGGCAGCTACCTGGTGCTGATGCCGAACAACCCGCGCGCGGGCGGCATTTCTCGACGTATTGAAGGCGACGATCGCACCGAGCTGAAAGAAGCACTCTCCAGCCTGGAATTACCGGATGGTATGGGTCTTATCGTACGCACCGCAGGCGTGGGCAAATCCGCCGAAGCGCTGCAGTGGGATTTGAGCTTCCGTCTGAAACACTGGGAAGCTATCCAGAAAGCCGCCGAAAGCCGCCCTGCTCCGTTCCTGATCCATCAGGAAAGCAACGTGATTGTGCGCGCCTTCCGTGACTATCTGCGTCAGGATATCGGCGAAATCCTCATCGATAACCCGAAAGTGCTTGAGCTGGCTCGCCAGCATATCGCTGCGCTGGGTCGCCCGGATTTCAGCAGCAAAATTAAACTGTACACCGGGGAAATCCCGCTGTTCAGCCATTACCAGATTGAGTCGCAGATTGAATCCGCATTCCAGCGTGAAGTCCGTCTGCCGTCCGGTGGCTCTATCGTTATTGACTCCACCGAAGCGCTGACCGCCATTGATATCAACTCCGCACGCGCAACGCGCGGTGGCGATATTGAAGAGACCGCCTTTAACACAAACCTGGAAGCGGCAGATGAGATCGCTCGCCAGCTGCGTCTGCGTGACCTGGGTGGCCTGATCGTTATCGACTTTATTGATATGACGCCAGTGCGCCACCAGCGCGCGGTGGAAAACCGCCTGCGTGAAGCAGTACGTCAGGATCGTGCGCGTATTCAGATTAGCCATATTTCCCGCTTCGGCCTGCTGGAGATGTCCCGCCAGCGCCTCAGCCCGTCGTTGGGCGAGTCCAGTCATCATGTCTGCCCGCGTTGTAGCGGTACCGGCACCATTCGTGATAACGAGTCCCTGTCGCTGTCGATTCTGCGTCTGATTGAAGAAGAAGCGCTGAAAGAAAACACCCAGGAAGTGCATGCGATTGTACCGGTTCCGGTCGCGTCATACCTGTTAAACGAAAAACGCGCCGCGGTAAGCGCTATCGAAGCCCGTCAGGGCGGCGTACGCTGCGTGATCGTGCCAAACGACCAGATGGAAACGCCGCACTACTCCGTACTGCGTGTGCGTAAAGGCGAAGAGACGCCAACGCTGAGCTACCTGCTGCCGAAACTGCACGAAGAAGAGATGGCACTGCCGTCTGAAGAAGAGTACGCCGAACGTAAGTTACCTGAACAACCTGCACTGGCTACCTTCGTTATGCCGGACGTTCCGCCAGCACCACAAGCGCCAGCCGCAGCAGCAAGCCAGGCGCAACCTGCCGCAACACAAGTTGCCGCCCCAGGTTTGCTGGGTCGTTTCTTCTCAGCCCTGAAAGGCTTGTTCGCGGGTGAAGCTACCCCGGCGCCGGTTGAAGTGAAAGAAGAGAAAAAAGGCGAGAAACAAGAGCGTCAGCAGGATCGTCGTAAATCACGCCAGGGCAACCGTCGCGATCGTAATGACCGCCGTGACAACCGCAGCGAAGGCAACGAAGCGCGCGAAAGCCGTGATAACCGCGAAGGTCGCGAAGAGAATCGTCGTAACCGCCGCGAAAAATCGCAGCAAAACGCCGAAGCCCGTGAATCTCGCCAGCCAGTCGCTGTTGATGAAACAGAAAAAACGAAATCTCGTGACGAACAGCAGCAACCTCGCCGTGAGCGCAACCGTCGCCGTAATGATGATAAACGCCAGGCGCAGCAGGATGTCAAAGAGCTGAACCGCGATGAGCAACCTGCTCAGGAAACTGAACAGGAAGAGCGCGTGCAGGTCATGCCGCGTCGTAAACAGCGTCAACTCAGCCAGAAAGTCCGTATTGGCGGTGACAACAACGTAGAAAACCGCGTTGAAGAAATCACTGTCCAGGACACCGCAGCGCAAAACACGCAGCTGGCGAAAGTCGATCTGCCAGCGGTGGTTGAAACCGCGCCGGTACAGGAACAGGATGAAAACGCTGAAGCACGCGAAAACGCGATGCCGCGCCGTTCACGCCGTTCCCCGCGCCACCTGCGCGTGAGTGGTCAGCGTCGCCGTCGCTATCGTGATGAACGTTACCCGCTGCAATCTCCAATGCCGTTGACCGTAGCCTGTGCCTCACCGGAAATGGCGTCCGGTAAAGTGTGGATCCGTTATCCGGTGCCGCGCGCGCAGGAAGAGCAGCAGATTCAGGAACTGGCCGTTGAAAACAATGCAGCCCCTGAGCAGGAGATCGCTCCGGCTATGGCTGAAGCTCAACTGGTTGCGCATCCGCAAGCGGAAGTTGTTGAGCCGCAGGCGACGGTTGAAAATGCCGAGCCGGCAGTGGTTGAACCGCAAGCCGCTGTTGAAGCACCGCAGACGGTTGCCGTTGAAACCACCCAGCCGGAAGTGATCAACACGCCGGTGGATGAACAACCGCAGCTGATTGCTGAGGAAGATCGTCCCGTTGCGCAGGACGTGGCAGAAAAAGCCGAACCCGCACAACAGGAAGTCGCACCGGTAGCAGAAACGCCAGCGCCGGAAGCTGTACAGGACGCGTCCGAAGAAGCGGCTGCGCCAGTTGTTGCCGAACCGGTGAAAGCGCCGGTGGTAGCACATGTTGCTCCCGCGGCTAAAAAAGTGGCTACCGCGCCAATGACCAAAGCGCCAGCGCCTGCCTATGTGCCGGAAGCGCCGCGTCACAGTGACTGGGTACGCCCGAACTTCGTCTTCGAAGGTAAAGGTTCTGCGGGTGGTCACAGCGCCACACACGCGGCAACCGCTCCGGCGACGAAACCGCCAGCTGCTGAGTAA
- the rpmF gene encoding 50S ribosomal protein L32, which yields MAVQQNKPTRSKRGMRRSHDALTAVTSLSVDKTSGETHLRHHVTADGFYRGRKVITK from the coding sequence ATGGCCGTACAACAGAATAAACCAACCCGTTCCAAACGTGGCATGCGTCGTTCCCATGACGCGCTGACCGCAGTCACCAGCCTGTCTGTAGACAAAACTTCTGGTGAAACCCACCTGCGTCACCACGTTACCGCCGACGGTTTCTACCGCGGTCGCAAGGTTATCACTAAGTAA
- a CDS encoding nucleoside triphosphate pyrophosphatase: MSQIILASTSPYRRALLEKLGLPFECAAPQTDETPRAGEAPRHLVLRLAQEKAQSLAQKYPQHLIIGSDQVCVLDGEITGKPHTEENARQQLMKASGNIVTFYTGLALFNSATGHVQTECEPFDVHFRRLSEQEIDDYVRKERPLNCAGSFKSEGLGIALFERLEGRDPNTLVGLPLIALCQMLRREHCNPLLS; the protein is encoded by the coding sequence ATGTCGCAAATTATCCTCGCTTCCACTTCGCCCTACCGCCGCGCCCTGCTCGAAAAACTCGGTTTACCCTTCGAATGCGCCGCACCGCAGACAGACGAAACACCGCGTGCAGGCGAAGCTCCTCGCCATTTAGTGCTAAGACTGGCGCAGGAAAAGGCGCAATCACTGGCGCAAAAATACCCTCAACATTTGATTATTGGTTCCGATCAGGTGTGCGTACTTGATGGCGAAATTACCGGCAAACCGCACACAGAAGAGAATGCCCGCCAGCAATTGATGAAAGCTAGCGGCAATATTGTGACTTTTTATACTGGCCTGGCGCTGTTTAATTCCGCAACCGGTCATGTGCAAACGGAATGTGAGCCTTTCGACGTCCATTTTCGCCGCTTAAGTGAACAGGAAATCGACGACTATGTCCGCAAAGAGCGCCCGTTGAACTGTGCCGGTAGCTTCAAAAGCGAAGGACTGGGTATTGCATTGTTTGAACGCCTGGAAGGACGTGACCCTAATACATTAGTGGGTTTGCCGCTAATTGCGCTGTGCCAGATGCTCCGGCGTGAACATTGTAACCCGTTGTTAAGCTAA
- the flgL gene encoding flagellar hook-associated protein FlgL, which produces MRISTQMMYEQSMRGVTNSQSAWLGYGEQMATGQKVNRPSDDPIAASQAVVISQAQAQNTQYETARTFAKQKVSLEESVLQQVTTAITGAQGTIVKAGNGSLSDDDRASLATELQGYRDQLLNLANSTDGNGRYIFGGYKTESAPYDATGTYSGGNQAISQQVDASRTMVIAHTGNEVFNHISSNATPEPVDPATGLPGTSETDLFKMLDTAITALKTPVAGDETAKAAAQAVVDKTSRGLGNSLNNVSTVRAELGTQLNELDTLDALGDDRTVALKQQKSDLIDVDWNSVMSSYTMQQAALQASYKAFTDMQGLSLFQMNK; this is translated from the coding sequence ATGCGTATCAGTACTCAAATGATGTACGAACAAAGCATGCGCGGCGTGACCAACTCGCAGAGCGCGTGGTTGGGTTACGGCGAGCAAATGGCGACCGGGCAGAAAGTTAACCGCCCGTCGGACGATCCGATTGCCGCTTCTCAGGCGGTGGTGATTTCGCAGGCGCAGGCGCAAAACACTCAGTATGAGACGGCGCGTACTTTCGCCAAGCAGAAAGTGTCGCTGGAAGAGAGCGTATTGCAGCAGGTGACGACGGCGATCACTGGCGCACAGGGCACCATTGTGAAAGCGGGCAACGGTTCGCTGAGTGATGATGACCGTGCTTCGCTGGCAACTGAACTGCAGGGCTACCGCGATCAGCTGCTGAACCTGGCGAACAGTACCGACGGTAACGGTCGCTATATCTTTGGCGGCTATAAAACGGAAAGCGCGCCGTATGATGCCACGGGCACATATAGCGGTGGTAACCAGGCAATTTCCCAGCAGGTTGACGCCTCGCGTACCATGGTTATTGCGCATACGGGCAATGAAGTCTTCAACCATATCAGCAGCAACGCCACGCCAGAACCGGTTGATCCGGCCACCGGCCTGCCGGGCACATCGGAAACCGATCTGTTCAAAATGCTCGATACGGCGATTACCGCACTGAAAACCCCGGTAGCGGGCGATGAAACCGCCAAGGCGGCAGCGCAGGCGGTGGTGGATAAAACCAGCCGTGGTCTGGGTAACTCCCTGAACAACGTGTCGACTGTCCGTGCTGAACTGGGTACGCAGTTGAACGAACTGGACACCCTCGATGCGCTGGGCGATGACCGTACTGTGGCGCTGAAACAGCAGAAGAGTGATTTGATTGACGTGGACTGGAACTCGGTGATGTCGTCTTACACCATGCAACAAGCCGCGCTGCAGGCGTCTTACAAAGCGTTCACCGATATGCAGGGTCTGTCGTTGTTCCAGATGAATAAGTAA
- the rluC gene encoding 23S rRNA pseudouridine(955/2504/2580) synthase RluC, whose amino-acid sequence MKTETPSVKFVAITADEAGQRIDNFLRTQLKGVPKSMIYRILRKGEVRVNKKRVKPEYKLEAGDEIRIPPVRVAEKEEEAVSPHLQKVAQLTDVILYEDDHILVLNKPSGTAVHGGSGLSFGVIEGLRALRPEARFLELVHRLDRDTSGVLLVAKKRSALRSLHEQLRGKDMQKDYLALVRGQWQSHVKVVQAPLLKNILQSGERIVRVNSEGKPSETRFKVEERYEFATLVRCSPVTGRTHQIRVHTQHAGHPIAFDDRYGDREFDKQLAPTGLSRLFLHAAALKFTHPHTGETLRIEAPLDDALKHCLQVLRNAK is encoded by the coding sequence ATGAAAACTGAGACACCATCCGTAAAATTTGTTGCTATTACCGCTGATGAAGCGGGGCAACGTATCGATAATTTTCTGCGTACCCAGCTCAAAGGGGTACCTAAAAGCATGATTTACCGCATCCTGCGTAAGGGTGAAGTGCGGGTAAATAAAAAACGTGTAAAACCGGAATATAAACTGGAAGCGGGGGATGAAATCCGCATTCCGCCGGTACGCGTGGCAGAAAAAGAAGAAGAGGCGGTTTCTCCGCATTTGCAAAAAGTTGCCCAGCTAACCGACGTTATTCTCTATGAAGACGATCATATCCTGGTGCTGAACAAACCCTCGGGCACGGCGGTACACGGCGGTAGCGGGCTGAGTTTTGGCGTGATTGAAGGGTTGCGCGCGTTGCGCCCGGAAGCCCGCTTTCTTGAACTGGTTCACCGTTTAGATCGTGACACCTCCGGCGTTTTGCTGGTGGCAAAAAAACGTTCCGCGCTGCGTTCGCTGCATGAGCAGCTGCGCGGTAAAGATATGCAGAAGGATTATCTGGCGCTGGTCCGCGGCCAGTGGCAGTCGCATGTCAAAGTGGTGCAGGCACCTTTGCTGAAAAATATTCTGCAAAGTGGCGAGCGGATAGTGCGGGTGAACAGCGAAGGCAAGCCTTCAGAAACACGTTTTAAAGTTGAAGAGCGCTATGAATTCGCGACGCTGGTGCGTTGCAGCCCGGTGACCGGACGTACGCATCAGATTCGTGTACATACTCAACATGCCGGCCACCCGATTGCTTTTGACGATCGCTATGGCGATCGCGAGTTTGATAAGCAACTGGCTCCAACCGGGCTGTCACGACTGTTCCTGCACGCTGCGGCACTCAAGTTCACGCATCCCCATACGGGCGAAACATTGCGTATAGAAGCGCCACTTGATGATGCACTCAAACATTGTCTGCAAGTGTTACGCAACGCTAAGTAA
- a CDS encoding alpha/beta fold hydrolase, with the protein MKILRTLPLMFALLASGNVYAQDKWQTEGVVEGNLPASWQTLKAQMRYPDSWLSGNFKDFHQWQSHSRQLFRRALLTPDAMKPFSPHSIVKEDRGSYTAEKLSLNMTDDNRISALLLMPKTPGPHPAIVLLHDHGSKFDIGKEKLIRPWGNAEQLASAQAWADKFFSGKFIGDELASRGYAVIAIDSPGWGDRGPMVYEQQQALASNYYNLGRSLAGEVAYEDMRTVDFIAAHPGVDSKRVGVLGFSMGGFRAWQLAALSEKVAATAVISWFGTYNGLMQPGNNVLRGQSAFYMLHPGMPARMDIPDIASIAAPKPMLIFSGGKDKLFPAEAVKDAFDKVHRVWSSQQADDKLVTKSWPELGHVFYQEQQNEVFPWLDKWLKP; encoded by the coding sequence ATGAAGATTTTACGTACGTTGCCGCTGATGTTTGCCCTGCTGGCGTCTGGCAATGTTTATGCGCAAGATAAGTGGCAAACAGAGGGCGTCGTTGAAGGCAATCTTCCGGCAAGCTGGCAAACGCTGAAAGCGCAGATGCGTTATCCCGATTCGTGGTTATCAGGCAATTTTAAAGATTTCCACCAGTGGCAATCGCATAGCCGCCAGTTATTTCGCCGCGCCCTGCTCACCCCGGACGCCATGAAACCCTTTTCTCCTCACTCGATAGTGAAAGAAGATCGCGGCAGCTATACCGCTGAAAAATTATCGCTAAACATGACGGACGATAACCGCATTTCCGCCCTGTTATTGATGCCGAAAACACCCGGCCCGCACCCTGCCATCGTTCTGTTGCACGATCATGGCTCGAAGTTTGATATCGGCAAAGAGAAGCTGATCCGCCCGTGGGGTAACGCGGAGCAACTCGCCAGTGCGCAAGCATGGGCTGATAAATTTTTCAGCGGTAAATTTATTGGCGATGAACTGGCGAGCCGGGGCTACGCGGTTATCGCTATCGACAGTCCCGGATGGGGCGATCGCGGCCCGATGGTTTATGAACAACAACAGGCGCTGGCCAGCAACTACTACAATCTGGGACGCTCGCTGGCAGGCGAAGTAGCCTATGAGGATATGCGCACGGTCGATTTTATCGCCGCGCATCCCGGAGTGGACAGTAAACGCGTTGGCGTACTGGGTTTCTCAATGGGTGGTTTTCGCGCCTGGCAACTGGCGGCGCTGAGCGAAAAAGTCGCTGCTACAGCGGTGATTTCGTGGTTTGGAACCTATAACGGCCTGATGCAACCCGGCAATAACGTGTTACGCGGTCAATCCGCGTTCTATATGTTGCATCCGGGGATGCCCGCCCGCATGGATATTCCGGATATCGCCAGCATCGCCGCGCCGAAGCCGATGCTGATTTTCAGCGGTGGCAAAGACAAACTTTTTCCGGCTGAGGCGGTAAAAGACGCTTTTGACAAAGTGCATCGGGTGTGGTCTTCGCAGCAGGCAGACGACAAACTGGTGACGAAAAGCTGGCCGGAACTGGGACATGTCTTTTATCAGGAACAGCAAAATGAAGTGTTTCCGTGGCTGGACAAATGGCTGAAGCCGTAA
- a CDS encoding LysR family transcriptional regulator produces the protein MKRQERIDRVDLMRTYIRIVEAGSLSAAARQLETTQATVSRRLQSLESLLGVKLLLRTTHAMKLTDDGERCYQHAKRVADAWVALEDELSQSDDEPVGILRVRAPHAFGQEQLLGPLTQFLERHQQLSVEWMLNDKNVDFLSANIDCAIRVGAEVDPATVSVLLAEVPRSIVASPALLARFPAVDTPQQLSALPWIALSTFYQHEIHLSHLQSGDTEQVAIAPRLYTDSLYAARNTAIGGLGVTLISSWAVEEELRSGKLVALLPQWQAAPLPVHLVYPWARYYPARLRKFLQLMREVMPGLGGMRHPVRQA, from the coding sequence ATGAAACGGCAAGAGCGTATAGATAGGGTGGATTTGATGCGGACGTATATCCGTATCGTGGAGGCCGGGTCGCTGTCGGCGGCGGCGCGCCAGCTGGAGACGACGCAGGCGACGGTCAGCCGCCGGTTGCAGTCGCTGGAGTCGCTGCTTGGCGTCAAGCTGCTCTTGCGCACCACCCATGCGATGAAGCTGACGGATGATGGCGAACGCTGCTATCAGCATGCAAAGCGCGTTGCGGATGCCTGGGTAGCGCTGGAAGATGAGCTGAGCCAGTCCGACGACGAGCCGGTCGGGATTTTGCGCGTACGCGCACCGCATGCCTTTGGTCAGGAACAACTGCTCGGTCCGCTGACTCAGTTTCTTGAACGTCACCAGCAACTCTCTGTTGAATGGATGCTCAATGATAAGAATGTCGATTTTCTCAGTGCCAATATCGATTGCGCTATTCGCGTTGGGGCAGAAGTGGACCCGGCAACGGTATCGGTACTGCTGGCAGAAGTACCCCGATCTATCGTGGCGTCACCCGCGTTGCTGGCGCGTTTTCCTGCTGTCGACACACCGCAGCAGCTCTCCGCGCTGCCGTGGATTGCGCTCAGCACGTTCTACCAGCATGAAATTCATCTGAGTCATCTGCAAAGTGGCGATACGGAGCAGGTGGCGATTGCACCCCGGCTTTATACCGACAGCCTGTATGCGGCCCGCAATACCGCCATTGGCGGGCTTGGCGTGACGCTGATTTCCAGTTGGGCGGTGGAAGAGGAGTTGCGCAGTGGCAAGCTGGTAGCGCTGCTGCCGCAGTGGCAGGCCGCGCCGCTACCGGTTCATCTGGTTTATCCGTGGGCGCGCTATTATCCCGCGCGGTTGCGGAAATTTTTACAACTGATGCGTGAAGTGATGCCGGGGCTTGGCGGTATGCGCCATCCGGTGCGACAGGCATAA
- a CDS encoding MFS transporter: MNRHSLSSDVVGWVIFALALGAGFSVAAIYYSQPLLPLMGSDLHLTVNGMGLVPTLTQAGYALGILFLLPLGDRHDRRRLILVKSAALALLLLACSLTSHLPSLLVVSLLLGMAATMAQDIVPAAAILAPEGKQGKMVGTVMTGLLLGILLSRTVSGFVGAAFGWRIMYQLAAVSIALIGVLMWSVLPRFATHSTLSYPALMKSMAHLWQRYPALRRAAFAQGFLSIAFSAFWSTLALMLLEKYQLGSAVAGTFGIAGAAGALAAPLAGGLADKVGAEKVTQLGAGLVTVSFALMFLLPVLPPHGQLALIALSAVGFDLGLQSSLVAHQNLVYGLEPQARGRLNALLFTGVFIGMALGSALGSKLYSVASWQGVVVLATVSGLVALLIRLFDARQIQQAAQKA; encoded by the coding sequence ATGAACCGTCATTCTCTTTCGTCCGATGTTGTTGGCTGGGTCATTTTTGCCCTCGCGCTCGGCGCCGGATTCAGCGTCGCGGCTATCTATTATTCACAACCGCTGCTGCCATTAATGGGCAGCGACCTGCACTTAACCGTCAACGGTATGGGGCTGGTGCCGACACTCACACAGGCCGGTTATGCGCTGGGTATTTTGTTCCTGCTGCCGCTGGGCGACCGCCACGACCGCCGCCGTCTGATCCTGGTTAAAAGTGCTGCACTGGCGCTGCTGTTACTGGCCTGTAGCCTGACCAGCCATCTGCCTTCATTACTGGTCGTCAGCCTGTTACTGGGCATGGCCGCAACAATGGCGCAGGATATTGTCCCGGCGGCAGCAATTCTCGCGCCGGAAGGCAAACAGGGGAAAATGGTCGGCACGGTAATGACCGGTTTACTGCTCGGGATCCTGCTTTCCCGTACCGTCAGCGGCTTTGTCGGCGCGGCATTCGGCTGGCGTATCATGTATCAGCTTGCCGCAGTCAGCATTGCGTTGATTGGCGTGCTGATGTGGTCGGTGCTGCCGCGTTTCGCAACCCACTCCACGCTGAGCTACCCGGCGCTGATGAAATCGATGGCGCACCTGTGGCAACGCTATCCGGCACTGCGCCGCGCCGCTTTCGCGCAGGGTTTTTTATCCATCGCTTTTAGCGCTTTCTGGTCAACCCTTGCGTTAATGCTGCTGGAAAAATATCAATTAGGCAGCGCGGTCGCGGGTACTTTCGGCATCGCCGGTGCGGCGGGTGCGTTAGCGGCACCGCTGGCGGGTGGTCTGGCGGATAAAGTTGGCGCAGAAAAAGTTACACAGTTAGGTGCGGGTCTGGTGACGGTATCCTTCGCCCTGATGTTCCTGCTGCCAGTACTGCCGCCGCATGGCCAGCTGGCACTGATTGCCCTCTCGGCGGTGGGTTTCGACCTGGGTCTGCAATCCAGTCTGGTTGCTCACCAGAACCTCGTGTACGGTCTTGAACCGCAAGCGCGTGGTCGTCTGAATGCGCTGCTGTTTACTGGTGTGTTCATTGGTATGGCGCTGGGCTCTGCGCTGGGCAGCAAACTTTACTCCGTTGCGTCCTGGCAGGGTGTGGTCGTGCTGGCAACGGTTTCCGGTCTGGTTGCTCTGCTGATCCGTCTGTTCGACGCCCGTCAAATCCAGCAAGCGGCGCAGAAAGCGTAG